Proteins from one Ahaetulla prasina isolate Xishuangbanna chromosome 2, ASM2864084v1, whole genome shotgun sequence genomic window:
- the LOC131193071 gene encoding olfactory receptor 10AC1-like gives MESDNQTSSSMEFLLLGFSDLFYLRVFFFFILLGLHLATLAGNLLILLAVSAVPSRPPMLFFLCQLSAIELCYTLIVAPKALADLLSNRESTISFVGCATQMHFFVALGGAECFLLAAMSYDRYVAICQPLRYMAVMNQAFCLQLLVICCLGGFVVSLGLTVAIFHLPFCSSHHIDHFFCDVPALLHLACTKSYINELPLLVACMLILLLPFLLILISYTCICLAVMRIHNSSGRGKAFSTCISHLVVTVLHYGCATFIYVRPKSSYSPHRDKMIALIYTNITPLLYPLIYSVRNKEIKGAVRKLLQKRLAQPNCSIFKSRSAHF, from the coding sequence ATGGAGAGTGATAACCAGACTTCCTCAAGCATGGAATTCCTGCTGCTTGGGTTCTCTGACCTGTTCTACTTgcgggttttctttttcttcatcctcCTTGGGTTGCACTTGGCTACCCTTGCAGGAAACCTGCTGATTCTCTTGGCTGTGTCAGCTGTGCCCTCCCGTCCTCCAATGCTCTTTTTCCTCTGCCAGCTCTCGGCCATTGAGCTCTGTTATACCCTCATCGTTGCTCCTAAAGCGCTGGCTGACCTGTTGAGCAACAGGGAAAGCACCATTTCTTTTGTGGGCTGTGCTACCCAGATGCATTTCTTCGTAGCTCTGGGGGGAGCTGAATGTTTCCTCCTCGCAGCCATGTCTTATGACCGCTACGTAGCCATCTGCCAGCCCCTTCGCTACATGGCAGTGATGAACCAAGCATTTTGTCTTCAGCTTTTGGTCATCTGCTGCCTTGGGGGATTTGTGGTCTCTCTGGGGCTGACTGTGGCTATCTTCCACCTGCCCTTCTGCAGTTCCCACCATATTGATCACTTCTTTTGTGACGTCCCTGCTCTTCTCCACTTGGCCTGCACCAAGAGCTATATCAATGAGCTTCCCCTCCTTGTAGCTTGCATGCTCATTctgctccttcctttcctcctcattCTTATCTCTTATACCTGCATCTGCCTTGCTGTGATGAGGATCCATAATTCCTCTGGCCGAGGTAAGGCTTTCTCCACTTGCATCTCACACCTGGTGGTCACAGTCTTGCATTATGGTTGTGCCACTTTCATATATGTCCGACCCAAGTCTAGCTACTCACCCCATCGAGATAAGATGATAGCCCTCATCTATACCAACATTACCCCCCTGTTGTATCCTTTAATTTATAGTGTTAGGAACAAAGAAATCAAAGGAGCTGTGAGGAAGTTATTGCAAAAAAGATTAGCTCAGCCAAActgcagcatttttaaaagcagatCTGCTCATTTCTGA